A window of the Sphaerobacter thermophilus DSM 20745 genome harbors these coding sequences:
- a CDS encoding Hsp20/alpha crystallin family protein, whose product MLIVRRHGTRGTERIQQEMEEVFRSLVISSRPLSRSHVGVWRPPVEVYECDTALVVTVEIAGVREDELQVVVDDTVLHITGTRPNVAPHSKRTYHEMGIAYGPFEAEVFLPFPVVIDEVDAVYENGFLRVTLPRAQATRIVPRAGEPATDGER is encoded by the coding sequence ATGTTGATCGTGCGTAGGCATGGTACCCGGGGCACGGAGCGGATCCAGCAGGAGATGGAAGAGGTCTTCCGCTCCCTGGTCATCAGCAGCCGTCCGCTGTCCCGCTCCCACGTCGGCGTCTGGCGACCGCCAGTCGAGGTGTACGAGTGCGACACCGCGCTGGTGGTGACGGTCGAGATCGCGGGCGTGCGCGAGGATGAGCTGCAGGTGGTGGTGGATGACACCGTCCTCCACATTACCGGGACGCGCCCAAACGTGGCGCCTCACTCCAAGCGCACCTACCACGAGATGGGAATCGCCTACGGACCCTTCGAGGCAGAGGTTTTCCTGCCGTTTCCTGTTGTGATCGACGAGGTCGATGCAGTCTATGAGAACGGGTTCTTGCGGGTGACCTTGCCTCGGGCGCAGGCGACACGCATCGTGCCGCGAGCCGGCGAGCCTGCGACTGACGGAGAGAGGTAA
- a CDS encoding decaprenyl-phosphate phosphoribosyltransferase encodes MVRPSTPSADAMSAVASRLGALVEAMRPKQWTKNAVVFAALVFDGRLFEADKFAVVALAAFLFCLTSSAVYLFNDLLDAEADRHHPLKQKRPIASGRLSPGLAKLAIAAIALVVLPVAALITPLFAGILLIYAVLMLAYTFVLKHWVIIDVFVIAGGFVLRAAAGAVVIDVPISPWLYVCTVLLSLFIGFAKRRHELVLLDDNAAAHRKILDDYSPKLLDDLIAVVSAATIMAYSLYTFSAPNLPDNHAMMLTIPFVIYGIFRYLFLVHQKNRGGAPEQVLLDDVPLLLSIVLWGITATLILYQPWN; translated from the coding sequence GTGGTTCGACCCAGCACGCCATCGGCCGACGCCATGTCCGCAGTCGCCTCGCGGCTGGGGGCACTGGTCGAGGCCATGCGGCCGAAGCAGTGGACGAAGAACGCGGTCGTCTTTGCGGCGCTGGTCTTTGACGGGCGGCTGTTCGAAGCCGATAAGTTCGCCGTCGTTGCGTTGGCTGCGTTCCTGTTCTGTTTGACCAGCAGCGCCGTCTACCTGTTCAACGACCTGCTCGACGCTGAGGCCGACCGCCATCACCCACTCAAGCAGAAGCGGCCGATCGCCTCCGGGCGACTCAGCCCGGGGCTGGCCAAGCTGGCGATCGCGGCGATCGCGCTGGTGGTGTTGCCGGTCGCGGCGCTGATCACGCCGCTCTTCGCCGGGATTCTGCTGATCTACGCCGTCCTGATGCTTGCCTACACCTTCGTGCTGAAGCACTGGGTGATCATCGACGTCTTCGTGATCGCCGGGGGATTCGTGCTGCGCGCGGCAGCCGGGGCCGTGGTGATCGATGTGCCCATCTCGCCCTGGCTCTACGTGTGCACGGTCTTGCTGTCGCTCTTCATCGGCTTTGCCAAGCGGCGGCATGAACTGGTGCTGCTGGACGACAACGCAGCGGCGCACCGGAAGATTCTGGACGACTACTCGCCCAAGCTGCTGGACGACCTGATCGCCGTCGTCTCGGCCGCGACCATCATGGCGTATTCGCTCTACACCTTCTCGGCGCCGAACCTGCCCGACAACCACGCGATGATGTTGACCATCCCCTTCGTGATCTACGGGATCTTCCGCTACCTCTTCCTGGTGCACCAGAAGAACCGCGGTGGGGCCCCGGAGCAGGTGCTGCTCGACGACGTCCCGCTGCTGCTGAGCATCGTCCTCTGGGGCATTACGGCCACCTTGATTCTGTATCAACCGTGGAATTGA
- a CDS encoding nucleoside hydrolase — MSTSARIPLLLDVDTGVDDAIAIALALRLGVFDLVGVTTVAGNVELERTTENTRRVLAWLGAADVPVARGMSRPLVRPLRTAAAFHGENGLGGFEPPPSPAATYPETAPEFMVRTARERPGEVTFVCVGPLTNLAVALGLEPDLPRLVRRVVIMGGAYTVPGNSTPAAEFNMYADPEAGDLVARSGLPITFIGLDVTHQVVLRRDEWEALEVASDPAARLVREVCVHSFVVRGIERFHLHDPLAVAVAARPGLVDVRESGVEVVTGLGERAGETLLVDRPGLPRHAVALGVDADAFGALFRSTLGLDGTPG; from the coding sequence ATGAGCACGTCAGCGCGCATTCCGCTGTTGCTGGACGTCGACACCGGGGTTGACGACGCCATCGCGATCGCGCTGGCGCTGCGGCTGGGCGTCTTCGACCTGGTCGGCGTCACGACCGTAGCCGGCAACGTCGAGCTGGAGCGGACGACCGAAAACACCCGTCGCGTGCTCGCCTGGCTCGGTGCGGCCGATGTCCCCGTCGCCCGGGGGATGAGCCGTCCGCTAGTGCGTCCGCTCCGCACGGCAGCCGCGTTCCACGGCGAGAACGGCCTCGGCGGCTTCGAGCCGCCGCCCTCCCCGGCCGCGACCTATCCGGAGACCGCTCCCGAGTTCATGGTCCGCACCGCGCGGGAGCGGCCCGGGGAGGTGACCTTCGTCTGCGTCGGTCCGCTGACGAACCTGGCCGTGGCGCTTGGCCTGGAGCCGGATCTGCCCCGGCTCGTGCGTCGGGTGGTCATCATGGGTGGTGCCTACACGGTCCCGGGAAACTCGACGCCAGCCGCGGAGTTTAATATGTATGCAGATCCGGAGGCCGGGGATCTGGTAGCCCGGAGCGGCCTGCCGATCACGTTCATTGGCCTGGACGTGACTCACCAGGTGGTGCTGCGGCGGGATGAGTGGGAGGCGCTCGAGGTGGCGAGCGACCCGGCGGCGCGGCTCGTGCGTGAGGTGTGCGTCCACAGCTTCGTCGTCCGGGGCATCGAACGCTTCCACCTGCATGACCCGCTGGCGGTCGCGGTGGCGGCACGCCCGGGGCTGGTCGACGTGCGAGAGTCCGGGGTCGAGGTCGTAACGGGCCTGGGCGAGCGAGCCGGAGAAACCTTGCTCGTCGACCGGCCGGGGCTCCCGCGGCACGCCGTGGCACTCGGGGTGGACGCCGACGCGTTCGGCGCGCTCTTCCGTTCGACGCTCGGGCTGGACGGCACGCCAGGTTGA
- a CDS encoding polyprenyl synthetase family protein: MDLSDVLSVMRADVARVEDRLREEVRVDFPFVGEILQGLIEAGGKRLRPLLLLLAARPFNYVFERLLPAAVGVELLHTASLIHDDTVDKAMLRRGRPTLNSLFNTETVILLGDYIFARSAMMAAATQNPRVVQVFASSLAHICDGQLREIFTARELQQSIDDYRKRIFGKTASLFAGSAEMGAILGEANDEQIDALRRFGGHLGMAFQIVDDVLDLRESTDQIGKPAGLDLRQGTITLPTMLFFQLNRGNGRHAELVRRVVGGHDATDEDYATATAVIRESGALEHALEIAAEYVRNAKEELRAIPAGEGRDMLEVLADHSLSRTS, from the coding sequence TTGGATCTCTCCGATGTGTTGTCGGTCATGCGGGCCGATGTGGCTCGGGTGGAAGACCGGCTCCGTGAGGAAGTACGTGTTGATTTCCCTTTCGTCGGCGAGATCCTGCAGGGTCTGATCGAAGCTGGCGGGAAGCGCCTGCGCCCGCTGCTCCTCCTGCTCGCCGCACGTCCCTTCAACTATGTGTTCGAGCGGCTCCTCCCGGCTGCGGTCGGCGTGGAGTTGCTCCACACCGCCTCATTGATCCACGACGACACCGTCGATAAGGCCATGCTCCGGCGTGGGCGACCGACACTCAACTCCCTCTTCAACACCGAGACAGTCATCCTGCTCGGCGACTATATCTTCGCGCGGTCGGCCATGATGGCGGCGGCCACCCAGAACCCGCGCGTGGTGCAGGTCTTCGCCTCCAGCCTGGCTCACATCTGCGACGGTCAGCTCCGTGAGATCTTCACCGCCCGCGAGCTCCAGCAGAGCATCGACGACTACCGCAAGCGGATCTTCGGCAAGACCGCCTCACTCTTCGCCGGCTCGGCCGAGATGGGTGCCATCCTGGGCGAGGCCAACGACGAGCAGATCGACGCGCTGCGCCGGTTCGGCGGGCACCTCGGCATGGCGTTCCAGATTGTCGACGACGTGCTCGACCTGCGCGAATCCACCGACCAGATCGGCAAGCCGGCCGGGCTCGACCTGCGACAGGGCACCATCACCCTGCCGACCATGCTCTTCTTCCAGCTCAACCGGGGCAACGGGCGCCACGCCGAACTCGTCCGGCGCGTGGTCGGCGGCCATGACGCGACCGACGAGGACTACGCCACCGCCACCGCGGTGATCCGCGAGTCCGGGGCCCTGGAGCACGCGCTGGAGATCGCCGCGGAGTATGTCCGCAACGCCAAGGAAGAACTCCGGGCCATCCCAGCCGGAGAAGGGCGCGACATGCTCGAGGTCCTGGCCGACCACTCCCTCTCCCGCACGAGCTAG
- a CDS encoding putative glycoside hydrolase: MPRRRRRWDRVSWWYSLILVVPLVGFSSVFAYQHFIEGRGYTVSVVDAYTDEPVADARVIVGTSETQTDSRGRSRVPKDAVEIRIEKDGYDPQALVLPVAGDDDIRVALRPNVVQGMIRHAGDDRPLAGITVEAHAPPGTVVATTTTGEDGSFVLRDVPEGASLVVTSADYSDVTMEIGRQTSFELALRPDVVTGRVTDTDGQPIPGARVAIGTAQATAGDDGQFRLEGAPESGDVVVKAPGYRAAIVPLDASMRIEAQLEPFQAKAIYVTADVAADPAQFQEKIDLIKRTELNAMVVDLKDSTGSVFYDTEVSLAHEIGAVRPILDPKAVVEALHANDIYAIARIVVFEDPILAEQRPEWAIHSSDGGLWRTWNGLAWVNAHRKEVWDYDTALALEAARLGFDEIQLDYIRFPSDGPLDEAEYGVEHNTETRMAAIRDFLTGVRDALAPTPAYFAVDVFGLTYWELSDGGIGQNLETIAPLVDYICPMVYPSHFYEGSMGFDIPNDHPYEVILWSLENGAERVPEEARKFRPWLQDFSYGPGIEYGDNEVRAQIQASEDFGSSGWMLWNAASEYHEGALRKP, encoded by the coding sequence TTGCCTCGGCGGCGACGACGATGGGATCGAGTCAGTTGGTGGTACAGTCTTATCCTGGTCGTGCCACTGGTCGGGTTCTCGAGCGTCTTCGCCTACCAACACTTCATTGAGGGGCGTGGGTACACCGTCTCGGTCGTGGATGCCTACACCGACGAGCCGGTGGCGGACGCGCGCGTCATCGTTGGAACGTCCGAGACCCAAACGGATTCGCGCGGCCGCTCTCGAGTGCCGAAAGATGCCGTCGAGATCCGCATCGAGAAGGACGGCTACGACCCGCAGGCACTCGTGCTCCCCGTCGCGGGTGACGACGATATCCGCGTCGCCCTGCGCCCCAACGTGGTTCAAGGGATGATCCGGCACGCCGGGGATGATCGGCCACTGGCCGGTATCACCGTCGAGGCGCACGCGCCGCCCGGCACGGTGGTCGCCACGACCACGACCGGCGAGGACGGCAGTTTTGTCCTCCGAGACGTGCCGGAGGGCGCCTCGCTCGTCGTAACCTCCGCGGACTACAGCGACGTCACCATGGAGATCGGGCGGCAGACCTCCTTCGAGCTGGCCCTCCGGCCGGATGTCGTGACTGGCCGCGTGACCGACACCGACGGGCAGCCGATCCCGGGCGCGCGGGTTGCGATTGGCACGGCGCAGGCGACGGCGGGAGATGACGGCCAGTTCCGCCTGGAGGGTGCCCCCGAGTCGGGTGACGTGGTCGTCAAGGCGCCGGGATACCGCGCGGCGATCGTGCCGTTGGACGCCAGCATGCGTATTGAGGCGCAGCTCGAGCCGTTCCAGGCGAAGGCGATCTATGTGACCGCCGACGTGGCGGCCGATCCGGCGCAGTTCCAGGAGAAGATCGACCTGATCAAGCGCACCGAGTTGAACGCGATGGTGGTGGACTTGAAGGACAGCACGGGCTCGGTCTTCTACGACACCGAGGTATCGCTGGCCCATGAGATCGGGGCTGTCCGGCCGATCCTCGACCCGAAGGCCGTCGTCGAGGCGCTGCATGCCAACGATATCTACGCCATCGCGCGCATCGTCGTATTTGAGGACCCGATCCTGGCCGAGCAGCGGCCGGAATGGGCGATCCATAGCTCGGATGGAGGCCTCTGGCGCACCTGGAACGGGCTGGCGTGGGTCAACGCGCACCGCAAGGAAGTGTGGGACTACGACACGGCGCTGGCGCTGGAGGCGGCGCGGCTCGGCTTCGATGAGATCCAGCTCGACTACATCCGCTTCCCGAGTGACGGGCCGCTGGACGAGGCCGAGTACGGGGTGGAGCACAACACCGAGACGCGCATGGCCGCCATCCGGGACTTCCTCACTGGCGTGCGCGATGCGCTGGCGCCGACGCCGGCGTACTTCGCGGTCGATGTCTTCGGCCTGACCTACTGGGAGCTGAGCGACGGCGGCATCGGGCAGAATCTGGAGACGATCGCCCCGCTGGTTGATTACATCTGCCCCATGGTTTACCCGTCGCACTTCTACGAAGGCTCGATGGGTTTCGACATTCCGAACGACCATCCGTATGAAGTGATCCTGTGGAGTCTGGAGAACGGCGCCGAGCGCGTGCCGGAGGAGGCTCGCAAGTTCCGGCCGTGGCTGCAAGACTTCTCCTATGGGCCTGGGATCGAGTACGGGGACAACGAGGTGCGCGCGCAGATCCAGGCCTCCGAAGACTTCGGCAGTTCCGGCTGGATGCTCTGGAACGCCGCCAGTGAGTACCACGAGGGCGCGCTGCGGAAGCCGTAG
- a CDS encoding thiamine pyrophosphate-binding protein produces the protein MNAAEAIVRMLVETGVRHIFGLPGDTSMDFYDALYRHQDVLTHVLTRDERSAAFMADAYARVSGRLGVVESPSGGGATYVLPGIAEAHGSSSPLLSLTTDVPIAEEGRGVLTELDQESLFRPVTKWATRIKTSGSAPEVLRRALRMATAGRPGAVSVVMPADVLRGPVDEENVYGLPEALEAPSKRTRPDPEAITRAADLIAQARRPVIVAGGGVRISGAWDELTALAEACNIPVGTSINGKGSVPETSPISLGVVGGNGARPYANEVLAETDLAIFIGTRTDSVTTLNWTLPRPGGPTVIHIDVDPWQPGNNYPTVLGIVADAKLALRDLRDAVDLKDPKIAERRAWLDEIAARKDAYFAEAAAKAAATSRPIKPQRVFAALRRLLDPETVIVADPGTPTPFLSAEYPLAQAGRWTVVPRAHGGLGFAIPAVVGAYFGAPGKRVVGLCGDGSFGMSCGELETISRLGLPITLIQFNNGSFGWIKELQHLYHGDRFLSVDFNPVDYAAIARGFGFRAEQVVDPEEVEPAIARALDSGQPAFVDIVSESPLTETPPVAAWQAAEAARQVAR, from the coding sequence ATGAACGCGGCGGAAGCCATCGTTCGAATGCTGGTAGAGACGGGTGTGCGCCATATCTTTGGCCTCCCGGGCGACACCAGCATGGACTTCTACGACGCACTCTATCGGCACCAGGACGTGCTGACCCATGTGTTGACGCGCGACGAGCGCTCTGCTGCCTTCATGGCCGACGCCTACGCCCGTGTCAGTGGCCGCCTCGGGGTGGTCGAGAGTCCCAGCGGTGGCGGTGCGACCTATGTGCTCCCCGGCATCGCCGAGGCGCACGGGTCCTCCTCTCCCCTCCTGAGCCTGACCACCGACGTGCCGATCGCCGAGGAGGGGCGGGGCGTCCTGACCGAGCTGGATCAGGAGTCGCTCTTCCGCCCGGTGACCAAGTGGGCGACGCGGATCAAGACCTCGGGCAGCGCGCCGGAGGTGCTGCGCCGGGCGCTTCGCATGGCGACGGCGGGCCGGCCGGGCGCGGTGTCGGTGGTGATGCCGGCCGATGTGCTCCGCGGGCCGGTCGACGAGGAGAACGTGTATGGCCTACCGGAGGCGCTGGAGGCGCCCAGCAAGCGGACACGGCCCGACCCCGAGGCGATCACGCGTGCCGCGGACCTGATCGCCCAGGCACGCCGACCGGTGATCGTGGCCGGTGGCGGGGTGCGCATCTCGGGTGCATGGGATGAGCTGACCGCTCTGGCCGAGGCCTGCAACATCCCGGTGGGCACCTCGATCAACGGTAAGGGAAGCGTGCCGGAGACCAGCCCGATCAGCCTGGGCGTCGTCGGCGGCAATGGCGCGCGCCCTTACGCCAACGAGGTCCTGGCCGAGACGGACCTCGCGATCTTCATCGGCACCCGTACCGATTCGGTGACGACGCTGAACTGGACGCTCCCGCGCCCAGGCGGGCCGACGGTGATCCACATCGACGTTGACCCCTGGCAGCCGGGCAACAACTACCCGACGGTGCTCGGGATCGTCGCGGACGCGAAGCTGGCGCTGCGCGACCTGCGCGATGCGGTCGACCTGAAGGACCCGAAGATCGCCGAGCGCCGCGCCTGGCTGGACGAGATCGCCGCGCGCAAGGACGCGTACTTCGCCGAGGCGGCGGCCAAGGCCGCTGCCACGTCCCGCCCGATCAAGCCGCAGCGGGTGTTCGCCGCGCTGCGCCGCCTCTTGGACCCGGAGACGGTCATCGTGGCCGATCCGGGAACGCCGACGCCCTTCCTGAGTGCCGAGTACCCCCTGGCTCAGGCCGGACGCTGGACGGTTGTCCCGCGCGCGCACGGCGGGCTTGGCTTCGCCATCCCGGCGGTGGTTGGGGCCTACTTCGGCGCGCCCGGCAAGCGGGTGGTCGGGCTGTGCGGCGATGGGAGTTTCGGGATGTCGTGCGGGGAGCTAGAGACGATCTCGCGCCTTGGGCTCCCGATCACACTCATCCAGTTCAACAACGGCTCGTTCGGCTGGATCAAGGAGTTGCAGCACCTGTACCACGGGGACCGCTTCCTGTCGGTCGACTTCAACCCGGTGGACTACGCGGCGATCGCGCGGGGCTTCGGGTTCCGTGCCGAGCAGGTGGTCGACCCGGAGGAGGTCGAGCCGGCCATCGCGCGGGCGCTGGACTCCGGGCAGCCGGCCTTCGTCGACATCGTGTCCGAGTCGCCGTTGACGGAGACGCCCCCGGTGGCTGCCTGGCAGGCGGCTGAGGCGGCGCGACAGGTGGCGCGATGA